The proteins below are encoded in one region of Casimicrobium huifangae:
- a CDS encoding beta strand repeat-containing protein, translated as MKLHHLAKRTAIASIVVLSINSLSVDTALAADVVVTPSAGSNFVVKNSAGSADRLRVNEAGAVAMPAVPSATVQSIALCADAVGVLGPCVANAGFSLPFAGSGNTSAALFDITQNGSSSTSAAIVGRRGSSGIVLGSGSAILGDSSTGVGVAGTSGGVAGVYGTSTASHGVWGVGVVSGFGGVTGRNDVAGGYGVQGQSLGGGVGVFGFSQTGNAGQFDVTNAASTGDAVRATQAGLGRGVYGAINNASNIVAAVRGETNGGGYGVFGQATGNGNAGFFQISNAASTSSTVNVTTNGIGSGVTVQLTNVSNGARGVDVLQAGVGPGVFATSAGGNAVWGITSSISAAGVIGDNTFGEAVVGRNRGGNGVGAVVGRNDDAGYGVRGFNTKNGIGVLGQAGISGGTGVGGRFENVNAANGNDALQAATNGTGWAGNFSNANNSSATRGVRISTTAGQGGNALTVANGTVAYSYQHPYASNTVIDDSTLVVTTAGNVTIPTGPPLVDGARIYVVNNAGAVVTVTNTTAGAFNINPGRAVAMLFVSTVSGANWIPVQP; from the coding sequence ATGAAACTACATCACCTTGCCAAACGCACTGCGATTGCTTCGATCGTCGTGCTCTCGATCAACTCATTGTCTGTCGACACGGCACTAGCGGCTGATGTCGTAGTGACGCCGAGCGCCGGAAGCAATTTCGTCGTCAAAAACTCCGCTGGCTCAGCTGACCGCCTGCGGGTCAATGAGGCGGGCGCAGTGGCGATGCCCGCCGTCCCTTCCGCGACCGTCCAGTCGATTGCGCTTTGCGCAGATGCAGTCGGTGTGCTCGGGCCGTGCGTGGCCAATGCGGGGTTCTCGTTGCCGTTCGCCGGGTCGGGCAATACTTCCGCTGCACTTTTCGACATCACACAAAATGGTTCGTCCAGCACGTCGGCGGCGATCGTTGGACGGCGTGGATCGAGCGGCATCGTTTTGGGCTCAGGCAGCGCCATTCTCGGCGACAGTAGTACAGGGGTTGGCGTCGCAGGAACGTCAGGCGGAGTTGCCGGTGTTTACGGAACTTCGACCGCAAGCCATGGTGTGTGGGGTGTCGGTGTTGTGTCGGGATTCGGCGGCGTGACAGGCCGCAACGACGTCGCCGGCGGTTATGGTGTGCAAGGCCAGAGCCTTGGCGGGGGAGTTGGGGTATTCGGTTTTAGCCAGACTGGCAATGCCGGCCAGTTTGACGTCACCAATGCAGCCAGCACGGGGGACGCGGTTCGCGCCACTCAGGCAGGCCTGGGTCGTGGTGTTTACGGCGCTATCAATAATGCATCCAACATTGTGGCTGCTGTTCGCGGTGAGACCAATGGCGGTGGCTACGGCGTGTTCGGCCAGGCCACTGGCAATGGCAATGCCGGCTTCTTCCAGATCAGCAATGCCGCAAGTACATCGAGCACAGTGAACGTCACGACGAACGGCATCGGCTCCGGCGTGACGGTGCAGCTGACCAACGTCAGCAATGGCGCGCGCGGTGTTGATGTCCTTCAGGCTGGCGTCGGGCCGGGCGTCTTCGCCACCAGTGCGGGCGGCAACGCGGTGTGGGGCATCACTTCGTCGATCAGCGCTGCGGGTGTCATCGGTGATAACACATTTGGTGAGGCCGTTGTTGGTCGTAACCGCGGCGGCAACGGAGTTGGTGCGGTGGTTGGTCGCAACGACGACGCCGGATACGGTGTGCGTGGCTTCAACACCAAAAACGGTATCGGTGTTCTTGGGCAGGCGGGCATTTCGGGCGGTACCGGCGTTGGTGGTCGCTTCGAGAACGTGAACGCCGCCAATGGCAATGACGCCCTTCAGGCCGCAACCAACGGTACTGGTTGGGCTGGAAACTTCAGCAACGCCAACAACTCCAGCGCAACGCGCGGCGTGCGAATTTCCACTACCGCTGGGCAGGGCGGCAATGCGCTTACCGTTGCCAACGGTACCGTTGCCTACTCGTACCAACACCCCTATGCATCCAATACCGTCATTGATGATTCAACGCTGGTTGTAACCACGGCAGGCAACGTCACCATCCCCACTGGTCCCCCGCTTGTTGACGGCGCGCGGATTTACGTGGTGAACAATGCTGGCGCCGTCGTCACGGTGACCAACACTACGGCAGGCGCGTTCAATATCAACCCTGGCCGCGCGGTAGCAATGCTGTTCGTGTCCACCGTCAGTGGTGCGAACTGGATTCCAGTTCAACCCTGA
- a CDS encoding IPTL-CTERM sorting domain-containing protein, translating to MRASALRAFAVCLLSTGISGFAAAQVSVGAGSTWSLGDAAVDFGCADLAVNGTLDVSSANVRNTDSVQINAGGTVNGGTGTLGLTGDFSNAGTFSKGTGTVSIADGCGNTTSTIAGSQSFSALSVTTTTGKTLLFTAGATTSVSPGLLTLQGAPGNLLKVRSTVPGTPAKLNLLGTQNIRYVDVADNHGTGLTLAPGLPSASNSVNSGNVFNWFDVLPIIPALSAVGLMLLSLLVVGYGLHGRRSAQLTASGNRAHR from the coding sequence ATGCGAGCAAGTGCTTTACGTGCTTTTGCGGTGTGTTTGCTATCAACGGGAATCAGCGGCTTTGCGGCTGCGCAGGTCAGCGTTGGCGCAGGATCCACTTGGTCATTGGGCGACGCGGCTGTTGATTTTGGTTGTGCCGATTTGGCCGTCAACGGCACGCTGGATGTGTCGTCCGCCAACGTCCGCAATACGGATTCCGTGCAGATCAATGCTGGTGGCACTGTCAACGGTGGCACGGGAACGCTGGGATTGACGGGCGACTTTTCCAACGCTGGAACGTTTTCGAAAGGAACCGGTACGGTGAGTATTGCCGATGGTTGCGGCAATACAACGTCCACCATCGCCGGCAGCCAGTCTTTTTCGGCGCTTTCGGTGACCACAACTACCGGCAAGACCCTGCTCTTCACGGCGGGCGCTACAACCTCGGTAAGCCCCGGTCTTTTGACATTGCAAGGCGCGCCTGGTAACTTGCTGAAAGTGCGGTCAACCGTGCCGGGCACACCTGCGAAGCTCAATCTGCTGGGCACCCAGAATATTCGCTATGTGGACGTTGCCGACAATCATGGCACCGGCCTCACGCTGGCACCTGGACTCCCGTCTGCTTCGAATTCGGTTAACAGCGGCAACGTATTTAACTGGTTTGATGTGTTGCCGATCATCCCTGCGCTATCCGCTGTGGGCCTGATGTTGTTGAGCCTGCTGGTGGTGGGGTACGGATTGCATGGGCGTCGATCGGCGCAGCTAACCGCCAGCGGCAATCGCGCCCATCGCTAA
- a CDS encoding amidohydrolase family protein, whose translation MFAAVRLSIRRKVAMSLVATTASTVLAAQPAPIFDAHMHYNIEARDPYPPAKVLEIFRKNNVRGILGNSRPNEGTELLMKAAPASLTVVPFIRVYRDRADYGTWHRNPEIVAMIEREFTQGNMAGKVRGIGEFHLYGDEAKSKEFAQIVAFAQKHDLWLHAHSDEAALAHIFALAPKAKVIWAHTGFSVATERVAALMRQHPGLMGELSYRNDITDGGKLSKQWRTLFTAYPDRFVLGSDCWVTERWAQYGEIMDYYQRWLAELPRDVAVKIAHGNGERIFGIKLSP comes from the coding sequence ATGTTTGCCGCCGTTCGCCTTAGTATCCGCCGCAAGGTAGCGATGTCCCTTGTCGCGACGACCGCATCAACGGTGTTGGCGGCCCAACCGGCCCCGATCTTCGACGCCCACATGCACTACAACATTGAGGCGCGTGACCCCTATCCGCCCGCCAAGGTGCTGGAGATTTTCCGCAAGAACAATGTGCGCGGAATCCTCGGTAACTCGCGGCCGAACGAAGGCACCGAGCTGCTGATGAAGGCCGCGCCGGCGTCGCTGACTGTCGTGCCGTTTATCCGCGTCTATCGCGACCGCGCCGACTACGGCACCTGGCATCGCAACCCGGAAATCGTCGCCATGATCGAGCGCGAGTTCACGCAGGGCAACATGGCCGGCAAGGTGCGCGGCATCGGCGAGTTTCATCTTTATGGCGACGAGGCGAAATCCAAGGAATTCGCGCAGATCGTCGCCTTCGCGCAGAAGCACGACCTGTGGCTTCACGCGCACAGCGACGAAGCCGCGCTGGCGCACATCTTTGCGCTGGCGCCGAAAGCGAAGGTCATCTGGGCGCACACCGGCTTCAGCGTCGCCACTGAACGCGTCGCGGCACTCATGAGGCAGCACCCAGGGCTGATGGGCGAGCTCAGCTATCGCAACGACATCACCGATGGCGGCAAGCTGTCGAAGCAGTGGCGCACACTGTTCACCGCCTACCCCGACCGCTTTGTTCTCGGCTCCGATTGCTGGGTCACCGAGCGCTGGGCTCAGTACGGCGAGATCATGGATTACTACCAGCGATGGCTCGCCGAGCTGCCGCGCGATGTCGCGGTGAAGATTGCGCATGGCAACGGCGAGCGCATCTTCGGCATCAAGCTAAGCCCCTAA
- a CDS encoding VOC family protein, with protein MVGNAVWFEIPSSNFERAVKFYEAVFQVTLRRENIGGDLAVFPGGEDSVNGAVVSQEGYVPAANGAVVYLNTGDNLQPYLDRVVSNGGTVIVPKTALPPGMGHYAHFGDTEGNRVGLFSQN; from the coding sequence ATGGTCGGCAATGCAGTGTGGTTTGAAATCCCGTCGAGCAACTTCGAACGGGCGGTGAAGTTTTACGAAGCGGTGTTTCAGGTGACGTTGCGTCGCGAGAACATTGGCGGCGATCTCGCGGTCTTTCCCGGTGGCGAAGATTCGGTCAACGGTGCAGTGGTCAGTCAGGAGGGCTACGTCCCGGCGGCGAATGGCGCCGTGGTGTATCTCAACACCGGCGACAACCTGCAACCGTATCTGGATCGCGTCGTCTCCAATGGCGGCACGGTCATCGTGCCGAAGACGGCACTGCCGCCGGGCATGGGTCACTATGCGCACTTCGGTGACACCGAAGGCAATCGCGTCGGCCTGTTCTCGCAGAACTGA
- a CDS encoding EVE domain-containing protein: MAPREPAANESQTATRYWVGVASQDHVARGVAGGFCQLCHGKAAPLRRMRRGDWIVYYSPKERLDGEALCQQFTAIGQVLGDCVYVFEMAPRFAPFRRNIRFLEAQATPIRPLVEKLSFIRDPKRWGYVFRFGHFEMSRADFVLIAQQMLGQVPDHAATSAPPPLEPMQLALAA; encoded by the coding sequence ATGGCCCCGCGCGAACCGGCGGCGAACGAATCGCAAACCGCCACGCGTTACTGGGTCGGCGTCGCTTCGCAGGATCACGTCGCCCGTGGTGTGGCGGGTGGGTTCTGTCAGCTCTGCCACGGCAAGGCCGCGCCACTGCGCCGCATGCGGCGCGGTGACTGGATCGTCTATTACTCGCCGAAGGAGCGTCTTGATGGCGAAGCGCTGTGTCAGCAGTTCACCGCCATTGGCCAGGTGTTAGGTGACTGTGTATATGTGTTTGAAATGGCGCCGCGCTTTGCGCCGTTCCGTCGCAACATCCGCTTTCTCGAAGCGCAGGCTACGCCGATCCGTCCGCTGGTGGAAAAGCTCTCGTTCATCCGCGATCCCAAGCGCTGGGGTTATGTGTTTCGCTTTGGGCATTTCGAAATGTCGCGTGCAGACTTCGTGCTGATCGCGCAGCAGATGTTGGGACAGGTGCCGGATCACGCCGCTACCAGCGCACCGCCGCCGCTGGAGCCCATGCAACTGGCGCTGGCGGCATGA
- a CDS encoding helix-turn-helix transcriptional regulator, translated as MRRADRLFRIVQFLRGRRLTTAQQLAKWLQVSERTVYRDIRDLSLTGTPIEGEAGVGYRLRGGFELPPLMFELEEIEALTLGARMVEAWSSPQLGAAALSAIAKIATALPVERRQWLEASRTYVPQFHIPKQLGERFELLRGAIRDRRKVHFVYADVEKKLSERRVRPLSLYFWGEHWTLAAWCEARDDFRSFRIDRVIRLQVTDDVFDDEAGKRIADYVRAQQVAAAAWETSERKANH; from the coding sequence ATGCGCCGCGCAGACCGACTGTTCCGTATCGTCCAGTTTCTGCGCGGCCGTCGTCTCACCACGGCACAGCAACTCGCCAAATGGCTGCAGGTCAGTGAACGCACGGTCTATCGTGACATTCGCGATCTCTCACTCACTGGCACACCGATCGAGGGCGAGGCCGGCGTTGGCTATCGGCTGCGCGGCGGTTTCGAGCTGCCGCCGCTGATGTTCGAGCTTGAGGAAATCGAAGCCCTCACGCTGGGCGCACGCATGGTCGAGGCGTGGAGCAGCCCGCAGCTTGGCGCAGCGGCGCTCTCCGCCATCGCAAAGATTGCCACCGCGCTGCCCGTTGAACGAAGGCAGTGGCTGGAGGCCAGCCGCACCTACGTGCCGCAGTTTCACATTCCCAAGCAACTGGGTGAACGCTTCGAATTGCTGCGCGGTGCGATTCGTGATCGACGCAAAGTGCATTTTGTTTACGCCGATGTCGAGAAAAAACTCAGCGAGCGCCGCGTACGTCCGCTGTCGCTCTATTTCTGGGGCGAGCACTGGACTCTGGCCGCCTGGTGCGAAGCGCGCGACGACTTTCGCAGCTTCCGCATTGATCGGGTGATCCGCCTGCAGGTGACGGATGACGTGTTCGATGACGAAGCAGGCAAGCGGATTGCGGACTATGTGCGGGCACAGCAAGTTGCAGCGGCGGCGTGGGAAACGTCCGAGCGGAAAGCAAATCACTAG
- a CDS encoding acetolactate synthase large subunit: MNGAKSLVETLLKSGIDTCFANPGTSEMHFVAALDQSAGMRCVLGLQENVVTGMADGHYRIKGKPAATLLHCGPGLANGLANLHNARRARSGIVNIVGDQATYHRPLDAPLTADTDGLARSVSAWVRTSEHAANVGRDAADAVQAARTSPGQIATLILPSDTSWDEGGVVADALPALAAPVIDPHAVQNAARILRSQKNVLILLAGRAVLADAQRDAWRIAHATGAALMVDYVAGRVARGQGRLPLPRVPYNTDMAVQTLSRFEHIILVGAKPPVGFFAYPGKPSKQYPPQAQLHVLARVEHDGEAALRALADELGAPEVALPDVGPRPQVITGAPTPEGLAQTLAAVMPEQAIIVDESVSYGRGFYPHTFAAPAHDWLHLVGGAIGAGLPMATGAAIAAGDSGRRVISLQADGSAMYSLQALWTQARERLPVTTILLNNRKYSILIGEYKAVGATPGPTAMSMLDLGNPNLDWVKLANGMGVEAAQATTLEACADLMRQSFRREAPFLIELLV, from the coding sequence ATGAATGGTGCAAAAAGTCTCGTCGAAACCCTGCTGAAGTCCGGCATCGACACCTGCTTCGCAAACCCCGGCACCAGCGAGATGCACTTCGTCGCCGCGCTGGACCAGAGCGCCGGCATGCGCTGCGTGCTGGGCTTGCAGGAGAACGTGGTCACCGGCATGGCCGATGGTCACTACCGCATCAAAGGCAAGCCTGCGGCCACGCTGCTGCATTGCGGGCCGGGCCTTGCGAACGGGCTCGCGAACCTGCACAACGCGCGGCGCGCGCGAAGCGGCATTGTCAACATCGTCGGCGATCAGGCCACCTATCACCGCCCGCTTGATGCGCCGCTCACGGCTGATACCGACGGCCTTGCGCGCAGCGTGTCGGCATGGGTACGCACCAGCGAGCACGCCGCGAATGTGGGGCGCGATGCCGCCGATGCCGTTCAGGCGGCGCGCACCTCGCCGGGACAAATCGCCACGCTGATCCTGCCGTCCGACACGTCGTGGGACGAAGGCGGTGTGGTTGCTGATGCATTGCCCGCACTTGCTGCGCCGGTGATTGATCCGCATGCCGTGCAAAACGCCGCGCGGATTCTGCGCTCGCAAAAGAATGTGCTGATCCTGCTGGCGGGCCGCGCGGTGCTGGCAGATGCCCAGCGCGATGCCTGGCGTATCGCGCACGCCACTGGCGCGGCGCTGATGGTGGACTATGTGGCTGGCCGTGTTGCGCGCGGCCAGGGCCGGCTGCCGCTACCGCGTGTGCCTTACAACACCGACATGGCGGTGCAAACGCTGAGCCGTTTTGAGCACATCATTCTGGTGGGCGCCAAGCCGCCAGTCGGCTTTTTCGCTTACCCCGGCAAGCCGTCGAAGCAGTATCCGCCTCAGGCGCAACTGCATGTGCTCGCGCGCGTGGAGCATGACGGCGAGGCCGCATTGCGTGCGCTGGCGGACGAACTGGGCGCCCCCGAGGTGGCGCTGCCCGACGTCGGGCCACGCCCGCAGGTGATAACTGGAGCGCCCACGCCCGAAGGCCTGGCGCAAACGCTCGCCGCCGTGATGCCGGAGCAGGCAATCATCGTGGACGAAAGTGTCTCTTACGGGCGCGGCTTTTACCCGCACACATTCGCCGCGCCGGCGCACGACTGGCTGCATCTGGTCGGCGGCGCGATCGGTGCAGGCCTGCCTATGGCCACCGGTGCCGCCATTGCTGCGGGTGACAGCGGGCGCCGCGTAATCAGCCTGCAGGCAGATGGCTCGGCGATGTACTCGTTGCAAGCGCTGTGGACGCAGGCGCGGGAGCGGTTGCCGGTGACGACCATCCTGCTCAACAACCGCAAATACAGCATCCTGATCGGCGAGTACAAAGCGGTCGGCGCAACACCCGGCCCCACCGCCATGAGCATGCTCGACCTCGGTAACCCGAACCTCGACTGGGTCAAACTCGCCAACGGCATGGGCGTAGAAGCTGCGCAGGCCACCACACTCGAAGCCTGTGCCGATCTGATGCGGCAAAGCTTTAGACGCGAAGCACCGTTCTTGATTGAGCTGCTGGTGTAG